The Anaeromyxobacter sp. Fw109-5 genomic interval GGGAGCTGGCCGGAGGCGGCGGCCTCGCCGCGCGCCTCGCGCGCGACCTCTCCGGCGCTGATGATGACGCCGATCTGCGCGCCGTAGTGGGCGAGATCGCGCCGGAGCTCGGTCACGTCGCGCCGGGACGCGTCCGCTCCGTTGCGAACGACGCGGATGCCGTGGCGAAGCTCCGCCAACCCCATCTTGCGGCGGGCCGTGTAGATCACGTGCTCGCGCCCGCGCTTCGCGACCTTGATCTCGCGGAAGCCGGTCTGCTCGAGCAGGCGCCCGGCGAGGTGCTCCACGGTCGCGGCGTCGGACTCGCGCAGCCGGCGGCGCAGCGTGGCGAGGGCGGCCCGCCGGAGCTCCGAGGCGCTCTGGGCCGCGGCGGGACGCGCCGCGACGGGGGCGATGGGGGCGCGCTCCCCCGCCTCGGGCTGCGCGACGAGGGTGACGGCCTCTCCCTCGACGAGGAAGAGCGGCTTGCGGCCGGCCGACTCGCGCCGGCGGTTGTCCTCGACGAGGGCGGCCTTGAGCGAACCGGCGTCGCGGACGAACGCGTCCGGCATGAGGAGCCGCTCGGCGCCCAGCGCCGCGATCTCCGAGAGCGTGATGGCGTGACCTGCTCCCGCGAGGATCTCGTAGGCCACCTCGGCGGGCGGCGGGAAGCGACGCCCGCGCCGCTCCTCCTCCTCCCTCCTCCTCGGCCGGCCTGCCTCGCCACGCCCAGCGCCGCGCGCGATCTCTCGGGAAGGGACCGGGTGGCGTTCGCGCCCCCGGTAGGGGAGCTCGCCCTCGGGCGGCACCTCGATGAGCCCCTCCAGGCCCGCCGGGTCCTCGTCGAGTCCCCACTCGACGAGCGCGAAGGTGCCCGGCAGCACGGGGATCAGCCGCCGGTCGGCGTGCGGGAGCCGGCAATGCGCGGCGAGCTGGTCGGCCATCGTCTCCTCGGGAATCTTCCCGACGTGGTCGAGCAGGCTCTCGCGGATGGCGATCTCCGTGAGCTTCTTGAAGTGGAGAGGCTTTCCTTCGCGCCGCAGCACCTCGATCGCTGCTTCCGTGAAGGTCATGTACGTCCTTGGGAGAGGGGAAGAAAGAGCGGCGGCCCGCGCGTAGGGGGCCCGCACCGGAGCGGTCATCTTCGTGCCGGTGCGCTGTCATGTCAACGTTGAAAGTGCCTGATTCCGCGGTGATTCTTGGGATCCCATGATCCGGATCCGAACGGGCGCGAGCTGGAAGCACGACCCCGGGCTGGAGGCCTCGCTGCGCCGGGCGACAGGGCCGGCGCGAGCGGCCGCCGCGCGCGCGGTGGTGGATGCGCTCGCCATCGAGGTCGACGGGATCGACATCGCCGCAGGCCAGGCAGAGGGGCCGCTGCTCCCCTCCCTCGAGGCGCTGCTGCGGGCGATCGCCCGGGTCGTCGGCGGGGAGGCGCACGCGGCGGTGCCCTTCCGCGAGGGCGAGCTCGAGCTCGTCATCCGCCGGCGCGGCTCGAGCGCCCTGCTCACCCTGGTGACCCTCTCTCGCCCGTCGCGCGTGCTGGCGCGCGACGTGGAGGTCGAGGTCGACGCGCTCGCCGCGGCGGCCCTGGACGCCGCCGCCGCCTTCTGCAGCGAGCTCTCCGAGATCCTGCCCGAGGAGGCGGAGCGCGAGGGGAGACGGCTCCGCGCGGCCGCGCGGGTGCTGAGGCGCGCCGAGTCTGCTCCTCCGCGGCGCTCGCGAGCCACGGGCGGCGCCCGCGCGCCACGCGCCACGCGCGGCGGGGCCCGGTTGGCCTGCCTCCTCGAGCTCTCGGACGAGGAGGGACAGCTCCTCGCATACGAGGGCGGTCGGCCGGACCTGGGGTCGTTGCTGGTCCCGGGGCGTCTCACGCTCCGCGGCCCCGGCGGAGCCGCGCTGGCGACGTTCCCGGGCATCCCGTTCCTCGCGCTGCGCGATCTGGGCGCGGGCGTGGACCGGCTGCTCGCGGCGCTCCGCCGTGGCGAGCCGAGCTGCGAGATCGTGCTCGCGCGGCAGGGGCGCGGCGGGGTCACCACGCTCGCGCTCGATCTCGTCGCGGGCCGGCTCTCTGGCCCCGGGCCCAGCGCGCCCTGCCCGCCTCTCGAGCTGGCCCGCGCGCTCGCCGAGGCCGCGCTCGAGCTGGGCCGGGTCGCGCGGGCGCGCAACCCACGGCAGGCCGAGAACGCGCACCTCGCGGACCTGGAGGCCGCGGCGGCCGAGCGGCTCGGGCAGATCGAGGAGCTCGCCGAGGGGGACCGCGCGCACGACGCCGCCCGCGGCGACGAGGCGCGCGTGCCGGCCCCCAGGGCGCCGTCCCAGCGGCCGCTCGGCCCGGGACGGCTCCGCAGGCTCGCCTTCCGGCGGCTCTTCGCGCTCGACGTCGGCGCTCCCGCCGGGCCTGGCCTCCACGTCCGCGGCGGGGTCGTCCTCGTCGCGGGTGCCGCGACCGTCGCCGCGCTCGAGCGCGCCTCCGGACGGCTCCTGTGGCGCGCCCCGGGCGCGACCCACGCCGCGGTGCTGCCGGGCGCGCTGCTCCTCGCGCGCGGCGGCGAGCTCGAGGCGTCGGCGCTCCGCACCGGTCGCCGGCTCTGGGCGCGCCCCCTCCCCGGCGCGGCGGCGTTCGGGGCCGTGGCGTTCGCGCGCGGGCCGCTCCTCGTGGTCGGCGGCGGGGCGCTCACCGCGCTCGATCCCGCTTCCGGCCGCACGCTCTGGCGGCTCGTCCCGCCTGGCGCGGGGCGGCTCGTCGCGACGAGCTTCGGCGGCATCGTCGCGGCCGGCGCGGACACCGGCTTCATCTACGGCGTGGACGGGACCGGCCGCGTGGTGTGGCGCGTCCGCGGCCCGGGTCCGGTCCTGCGCCCCCCCGCGGCGGTCGCCGGGCTGGCGCTCGTGCTGTGCTCCGCGGACTCCGGCGCCGGTGCGGTGGCGCTCGCCCTCGACCCGGCGGGCGGCGCGCGCCGCTGGGAGGCACCGCTCGACCTCGTCCCCTCCGGTCCGCCGGTCGCCTGGGGGCGGCGCGTCGCGATCGCCGGCGCGCTCGCGGGCGACGCCGTGATCGCCACGTTCGAGGAGACCGGCGCCCCGTCCTGGACGGTGGTCCCGCCCTTGGCCGGCCCGCCCGCGCTCGCGACCGCCGGCTCGCTGCTGGTCGCGCGCGATCCCAGCGGCGGGCTCGTGGCGCTCGGCCGCGACGGCGTGGCGCGCTGGACCCGTCCGCCGCCGTCCGGCGCGCCCGCGCCCGGCGCGGTGCCGCCCGCCATCGCGCGGGGCACGGTGATCGCCGCGGCGGACGGCGTCACCGCGCTCGACGCGCGCACCGGCGAGATCGTGGGCGCGATCGCCGGCGTGGCGCCGGTGCGCGTCGCGGTGGACGCCTCCCTCGGCCTCGCGCTCATGGACGCGGACGGCCTCGTCACCGGCTACCGCGTCGCCACGCACCTCAGCGTGGTGGCGTGACGGATCGTGACCAGGAGGAATCTTTGCGGAGGGGCTCCACGCGAAGCGTGGGGAGGGCGCCCCTCGACTTCGCGACCGCTGCGCGGCCGCTACGCTCGGGTGAACGGGATGTCAGATGGGGAACGGGTGAGCGGGACGTCGAACGGCCCCGCCGAGCAGGGGTGGGGGCGGGGGGCGCAGCCCCCCGCTACACACCGATGTACAGGCGCTTGCCGAAGTTCAGCGCGAGGTCCGCGTCGAAGATCTTCTGAGCCGCGGCCTCGATGTCGTAGGCCACGCGGTGGAACTCGACCACGCGCTCGTCCGAGTCGTACAGGACGAAGGCGGCGCGGTTGTCGCAGTCGCGCGGCTGGCCCACCGATCCGACGGACACGACGTACCGGTACCCGCGCCGGAGCCCGAACCGCGGCGCGACCACCTCGGTCACGTCTCCCGCCGAGTTGAGCGCGAACGACTTGCACAGGTGGGAGTGCCCGACGA includes:
- a CDS encoding HTH domain-containing protein; the protein is MRAPYARAAALSSPLPRTYMTFTEAAIEVLRREGKPLHFKKLTEIAIRESLLDHVGKIPEETMADQLAAHCRLPHADRRLIPVLPGTFALVEWGLDEDPAGLEGLIEVPPEGELPYRGRERHPVPSREIARGAGRGEAGRPRRREEEERRGRRFPPPAEVAYEILAGAGHAITLSEIAALGAERLLMPDAFVRDAGSLKAALVEDNRRRESAGRKPLFLVEGEAVTLVAQPEAGERAPIAPVAARPAAAQSASELRRAALATLRRRLRESDAATVEHLAGRLLEQTGFREIKVAKRGREHVIYTARRKMGLAELRHGIRVVRNGADASRRDVTELRRDLAHYGAQIGVIISAGEVAREARGEAAASGQLPIVLLCGEALAEAFADVGLGTAPIVIPEVDEDFFRSAAEAAEKEEAARRARREERERREPREGREPREGREPREGREPREGREPRESREPREGREPREGREPRESREPREGREPREGREPREGREPRESREPRESREPRAGREPRESREPREPLREEAPTAESAAEPVPASGPEPLEVIASAAAAADAVMVTMSAPRTVERSLAEEGEGELGGELDDDGPEGDEEGEEVEATQEETVAAGEGPADAAGERRRRRRRRRRRGGRGRAREGGAATQGAAQPGGAPVAAAGQKDVEPAAAPQREPSAPAAERPDGDGGTSGS
- a CDS encoding PQQ-binding-like beta-propeller repeat protein, with translation MIRIRTGASWKHDPGLEASLRRATGPARAAAARAVVDALAIEVDGIDIAAGQAEGPLLPSLEALLRAIARVVGGEAHAAVPFREGELELVIRRRGSSALLTLVTLSRPSRVLARDVEVEVDALAAAALDAAAAFCSELSEILPEEAEREGRRLRAAARVLRRAESAPPRRSRATGGARAPRATRGGARLACLLELSDEEGQLLAYEGGRPDLGSLLVPGRLTLRGPGGAALATFPGIPFLALRDLGAGVDRLLAALRRGEPSCEIVLARQGRGGVTTLALDLVAGRLSGPGPSAPCPPLELARALAEAALELGRVARARNPRQAENAHLADLEAAAAERLGQIEELAEGDRAHDAARGDEARVPAPRAPSQRPLGPGRLRRLAFRRLFALDVGAPAGPGLHVRGGVVLVAGAATVAALERASGRLLWRAPGATHAAVLPGALLLARGGELEASALRTGRRLWARPLPGAAAFGAVAFARGPLLVVGGGALTALDPASGRTLWRLVPPGAGRLVATSFGGIVAAGADTGFIYGVDGTGRVVWRVRGPGPVLRPPAAVAGLALVLCSADSGAGAVALALDPAGGARRWEAPLDLVPSGPPVAWGRRVAIAGALAGDAVIATFEETGAPSWTVVPPLAGPPALATAGSLLVARDPSGGLVALGRDGVARWTRPPPSGAPAPGAVPPAIARGTVIAAADGVTALDARTGEIVGAIAGVAPVRVAVDASLGLALMDADGLVTGYRVATHLSVVA